From the genome of Mycobacterium dioxanotrophicus, one region includes:
- a CDS encoding ATP-binding protein produces MSLVVGGIVPPANVVGRVREEQEILASLPAGGAALVGDRRHGKTSLARLVAHTARQQGLTVVSVSAERQTYAEFVTALAGELGRIDNALRHEVERWKVAFVTGPIRFERTQAEAALDDLLQRAVSRAERGPLVLFIDEVTVLARNLEREKSGGGDAFLHLLRRFRQDNTGRLATVLSGSIGFHHVSEDALSSVNDIRKVTVGPIRHDHATYLAECLLLGAQVATTDRHRVAEAIAAAAENVPYYIQHLVAASAQAGLVDPDRIPDLLRAAVIDPHDPWDLRHYRDRLRNYYGEDAAAIADLLDIYAHSSEALSVDAAAHLLQSEGSPIRNRDQLVSFIERLEQDHYLRRVGDDDCFASGLVQAAWLAMRR; encoded by the coding sequence ATGTCGCTGGTCGTGGGCGGCATCGTGCCTCCGGCGAACGTCGTCGGCCGGGTCCGCGAGGAGCAGGAGATTCTCGCGAGCCTGCCCGCCGGCGGTGCCGCATTGGTCGGCGACCGGCGGCATGGCAAGACCTCGCTCGCCAGGCTTGTCGCGCACACCGCCCGCCAGCAGGGCCTGACTGTGGTCTCCGTCAGCGCCGAACGCCAGACCTACGCAGAATTCGTCACCGCATTGGCGGGCGAACTCGGCCGCATCGACAACGCGCTGCGCCACGAGGTCGAACGGTGGAAGGTCGCCTTCGTCACCGGCCCGATCCGCTTCGAACGCACCCAGGCCGAGGCCGCCCTCGACGATCTCTTGCAACGCGCCGTGTCGCGCGCCGAGCGCGGACCGCTCGTGCTGTTCATCGACGAGGTCACCGTGTTGGCGCGCAACCTGGAACGCGAGAAGTCCGGCGGCGGGGACGCGTTCCTGCATCTGCTGAGACGCTTCCGGCAGGACAACACCGGCCGGCTCGCCACCGTGCTGTCCGGGTCGATTGGCTTTCATCATGTTTCGGAAGACGCACTGAGCTCGGTGAATGACATCCGCAAGGTCACCGTCGGACCGATCCGCCATGACCACGCCACCTATCTGGCGGAGTGCCTGCTGCTGGGCGCTCAGGTCGCCACCACCGACCGGCACCGCGTCGCCGAAGCCATTGCGGCCGCAGCCGAAAACGTGCCGTACTACATCCAGCACCTGGTCGCAGCGTCGGCGCAGGCCGGGCTGGTCGATCCCGACCGGATACCCGATCTGCTGCGCGCGGCCGTCATCGACCCGCACGATCCGTGGGACCTGCGGCATTACCGGGACCGGCTGCGCAACTACTACGGCGAGGATGCCGCGGCCATCGCCGACCTGCTCGACATCTACGCGCACTCGTCGGAGGCGTTGAGTGTCGACGCCGCAGCACATCTGCTGCAATCCGAGGGATCTCCGATCCGCAACCGCGACCAACTGGTGTCGTTCATCGAACGCCTGGAACAGGACCACTATCTGCGCCGCGTCGGCGATGACGACTGTTTCGCTTCGGGATTGGTGCAGGCCGCGTGGCTGGCGATGCGGCGATGA
- a CDS encoding MarR family transcriptional regulator, with product MSAPLFTPGAVDPAELDAHTVGRTAFLSRLTDRIIEAARDGSRPHTLLIGPHGSGKTHTMHVVVHRALSHRDTAKDILPLLLPEDSLAIGSYGDLLVELVRSRLPEARELRDDVIGLERAILDLADGRMILVGIENLDRVFEAIGEAGQGSLRAWVETSTAVMIFATAPALFPGVSSRTHPWYGSFIVEELPALTIDEGAQIIAVTGELADYLHSPEGQDRLAAIERLAGGSPRLWRMVADVADVPALQALDPVIAALLDRLAPSYQQRLWQLPAGEQRLVVELARGEGARTVSDLAAAVGVSNQTASAALGRLTAARWVVRAKSDAGDRRSTWYDLSDPLLRRVVQYRDGRV from the coding sequence ATGAGCGCTCCGCTGTTCACCCCGGGTGCGGTCGACCCGGCCGAACTCGATGCGCACACCGTCGGGCGGACGGCATTTCTGTCGCGGCTGACCGACCGCATCATCGAAGCGGCGCGCGACGGCTCACGACCGCACACCCTGCTGATCGGCCCGCACGGCAGCGGCAAGACGCACACGATGCACGTCGTGGTGCACCGTGCACTGTCCCACCGTGACACGGCGAAAGACATTCTGCCGCTACTGCTCCCGGAAGACAGCCTGGCGATCGGAAGCTACGGCGATCTTCTCGTCGAGCTCGTCCGGTCGCGATTGCCCGAGGCCCGCGAGCTGCGCGATGACGTCATCGGCCTGGAACGCGCCATCCTCGACCTGGCCGACGGCCGCATGATCCTGGTGGGGATCGAGAACCTGGACCGGGTGTTCGAGGCCATCGGCGAGGCCGGCCAGGGCAGCCTGCGCGCGTGGGTCGAAACATCCACCGCCGTCATGATTTTCGCGACGGCGCCAGCCCTGTTCCCTGGAGTCTCGTCGCGCACCCACCCCTGGTACGGGTCGTTCATCGTCGAGGAGCTCCCCGCCCTGACCATCGACGAGGGGGCCCAGATCATCGCGGTCACCGGCGAACTCGCCGACTACCTTCACTCCCCCGAGGGGCAAGACCGGCTCGCCGCCATCGAACGGTTGGCGGGCGGCTCGCCGCGCTTGTGGCGGATGGTCGCCGACGTCGCCGACGTTCCCGCGCTGCAGGCGTTGGATCCGGTGATCGCCGCACTGCTGGACCGGCTGGCACCGTCCTACCAGCAGCGGCTCTGGCAATTGCCGGCCGGTGAACAGCGCCTGGTAGTCGAACTCGCGCGCGGCGAGGGAGCCAGGACCGTCTCGGATCTCGCTGCCGCCGTGGGTGTTTCGAATCAGACCGCATCAGCGGCGCTGGGCCGGCTGACCGCCGCCCGGTGGGTGGTGCGCGCGAAATCGGACGCCGGTGACCGCCGTTCCACGTGGTACGACCTGAGCGATCCACTGCTGCGCCGGGTCGTGCAGTACCGCGACGGACGCGTTTGA
- a CDS encoding TetR/AcrR family transcriptional regulator, with protein MGEKQDRARLAVSRIACALFWERGVAGTSGDDIAEAAGLSTRTIWRYFRSKESCVEPLLAKSADRFVASARRWPHELSLSEHLAADSIAHPLSPQDIEDELSAVRLATMTAAEPALRTAYLMVHDRMEQGLIPVIADRLGLPEDDLTVRLCAAAVTGAFRVVDEDVSRAIVVDGKTVSQEEALALMDRAIREATNGRLGGPVTR; from the coding sequence ATCGGCGAGAAGCAGGACCGGGCACGTCTGGCGGTGTCGCGCATCGCCTGCGCCCTGTTCTGGGAACGGGGCGTGGCCGGGACGAGTGGCGACGACATCGCCGAGGCGGCCGGACTCTCCACCCGCACGATCTGGCGCTACTTTCGCAGCAAGGAAAGTTGCGTCGAACCCCTGCTCGCGAAGTCGGCCGACCGGTTCGTGGCGAGCGCCCGGCGCTGGCCACACGAGCTCTCGTTGTCCGAACACCTTGCGGCAGACAGCATTGCGCATCCGCTGTCACCACAGGACATCGAGGACGAGCTCAGCGCGGTGCGGCTGGCCACCATGACCGCGGCCGAACCTGCGCTGCGAACGGCTTATCTCATGGTGCACGACCGAATGGAGCAGGGGCTCATCCCGGTGATCGCCGACCGGCTGGGCCTGCCGGAAGACGACCTCACCGTGCGCCTGTGCGCGGCTGCCGTCACCGGGGCCTTTCGGGTCGTCGACGAGGACGTCAGCCGCGCGATCGTCGTCGACGGCAAGACCGTGAGCCAGGAGGAGGCGCTCGCGCTCATGGACCGGGCCATCCGGGAAGCCACCAACGGCCGCCTCGGCGGCCCGGTCACGCGGTAA
- a CDS encoding S9 family peptidase — protein sequence MTLPELITVEDFFSPPVRTAATISPDGTRIAYLAPWKNRLNVWIENLDGDTEPRCVTADETRSVYIYRWTHDCRWLLYLQDSGGDENWHIYRVDLEHPENPAVDLTPFPGVRSDFDLLKGRPGKAMVQLNKRDPQLFDAYELDIATGELSLLAENPGTVIGWMCSQHGDLFTSVLTADGDVELSQWDTDTKSLRPIKTYDGTDYPVGIHPVTITPDGAGIWLGSNHGTDRTRLARLDVATGVETEVDSHPSFDLAAQMVLPSPLILSERTGELIGARYYGDRQVIHALDADFAAVLQNLTELSAGDLGAVSSDSSGQRWVVNFMHDRDPWVTYFYDHTTGESRMLFRPYPNLNPDVLAPMTPVTITARDGLDLHSYLTLPVGVDPVELPLVLLVHGGPWSRDVWAYQPDVQMLANRGYAVLQVNFRGSTGYGKAFTKAAIGEFAGKMHDDLIDAVDWAVKQGYADRDRVGIFGGSYGGYAALVGVTFTPDVFAAAIDYVGISSLANFMRTLPNVARPFLATNWHMYVGDPSDPAREADMLARSPITRVEQIRTPLLVVQGANDSRVVQAESDNLVEALRTRGVEVEYMVKDDEGHGFLNPDNQIDMYRAVERFLAEHLGGRV from the coding sequence ATGACGCTACCCGAGCTCATCACCGTCGAAGACTTCTTCAGCCCACCCGTGCGCACCGCCGCGACCATCTCGCCCGACGGCACCAGAATCGCCTATCTCGCGCCGTGGAAGAACCGGCTCAACGTATGGATCGAGAACCTCGACGGCGACACCGAGCCGAGGTGCGTGACGGCCGACGAGACCCGCAGCGTCTACATCTACCGGTGGACCCATGATTGCCGCTGGCTGCTCTACCTGCAGGACAGCGGCGGTGACGAGAACTGGCACATCTACCGCGTGGACCTGGAACACCCCGAGAATCCGGCGGTCGACCTGACGCCGTTCCCAGGTGTGCGATCGGATTTCGACCTTCTCAAGGGGCGTCCCGGCAAGGCGATGGTCCAGCTCAACAAGCGCGACCCACAGCTGTTCGATGCCTACGAGCTCGACATCGCCACCGGCGAGCTTTCCTTGCTCGCGGAGAACCCCGGCACGGTGATCGGCTGGATGTGCAGCCAGCACGGCGATCTCTTCACCTCGGTGTTGACCGCCGACGGCGATGTCGAACTGTCGCAATGGGATACGGACACCAAGTCGTTGCGTCCGATCAAGACATACGACGGCACCGACTATCCCGTCGGCATCCATCCCGTAACGATCACCCCTGACGGCGCGGGCATCTGGCTCGGATCCAACCACGGCACCGACCGGACCAGGCTTGCCCGCCTCGATGTCGCCACCGGCGTGGAAACCGAGGTGGACAGTCACCCGTCGTTCGACCTGGCCGCGCAGATGGTGCTGCCGTCACCGCTGATCCTCAGCGAACGCACGGGCGAATTGATCGGGGCCCGCTACTACGGTGACCGCCAGGTGATCCACGCCCTCGACGCGGATTTCGCTGCGGTCCTGCAGAACCTGACCGAGCTCAGTGCGGGCGATCTCGGCGCGGTCTCGTCCGACAGCAGCGGGCAACGCTGGGTCGTCAACTTCATGCACGACCGTGACCCCTGGGTGACGTACTTCTACGACCACACCACGGGCGAGAGCCGAATGTTGTTCCGGCCGTATCCGAATCTGAATCCTGACGTGCTGGCCCCGATGACACCTGTCACCATCACCGCGCGCGACGGGCTGGACCTGCACTCCTATCTGACCCTGCCCGTCGGGGTCGATCCGGTGGAGCTGCCGTTGGTGCTGCTGGTGCACGGCGGTCCGTGGTCACGCGACGTCTGGGCCTACCAGCCCGACGTGCAGATGCTGGCCAACCGCGGATATGCGGTGCTACAGGTCAACTTTCGCGGATCCACCGGCTACGGCAAAGCTTTCACCAAGGCGGCCATCGGGGAGTTCGCAGGCAAGATGCACGACGATCTGATCGATGCCGTCGACTGGGCCGTCAAACAGGGCTACGCCGATCGCGACCGGGTGGGCATCTTCGGCGGTTCCTACGGCGGCTACGCAGCGCTCGTGGGTGTCACGTTCACGCCGGATGTCTTCGCCGCGGCCATCGACTACGTCGGGATCTCCAGTCTCGCGAACTTCATGCGCACGCTGCCGAATGTCGCCCGGCCGTTCCTGGCCACCAACTGGCACATGTACGTCGGCGACCCGAGCGATCCCGCGCGGGAGGCCGACATGCTGGCCCGCTCGCCCATCACGAGGGTCGAGCAGATCCGCACACCGCTGCTGGTTGTCCAGGGCGCCAACGATTCTCGCGTGGTGCAGGCCGAATCCGACAACCTCGTCGAGGCACTACGCACGCGCGGCGTCGAGGTCGAGTACATGGTCAAGGACGACGAGGGGCACGGATTCCTCAACCCGGACAACCAGATCGACATGTACCGCGCTGTCGAACGCTTCCTCGCCGAGCACTTGGGCGGTCGCGTTTAA
- the sucD gene encoding succinate--CoA ligase subunit alpha, with product MSIFLNKDSKVIVQGITGGEGTKHTTLMLKAGTQVVGGVNARKAGTKVEHVDKDGAAIQLPVFASVAEAMKETGADVSIAFVPPAFSKDAIIEAIDAEIPLLVVITEGIPVQDSAYAWAYNLSKGGDRAPKTRIIGPNCPGIITPGESLVGITPNNITGKGPIGLVSKSGTLTYQMMYELRDLGFSTAIGIGGDPVIGTTHIDAIEAFEKDPETKIIVMIGEIGGDAEERAADYIKANVTKPVVGYVAGFTAPEGKTMGHAGAIVSGSSGTAAAKKEALEAAGVKVGKTPSETAALARAILEG from the coding sequence ATGTCGATTTTTCTGAACAAAGACAGCAAGGTCATCGTCCAGGGCATCACCGGCGGTGAGGGCACCAAACACACCACGCTGATGCTCAAGGCCGGCACCCAGGTGGTCGGCGGCGTCAACGCCCGCAAGGCCGGCACCAAGGTTGAGCATGTGGACAAAGATGGTGCGGCAATCCAACTCCCGGTGTTCGCATCGGTCGCCGAGGCCATGAAGGAGACCGGCGCCGACGTGTCGATCGCCTTCGTGCCGCCCGCCTTCTCCAAGGACGCCATCATCGAGGCCATCGACGCCGAGATCCCGCTGCTGGTGGTCATCACCGAGGGAATCCCGGTGCAGGACAGCGCCTACGCGTGGGCCTACAACCTTTCTAAGGGCGGCGACCGGGCCCCGAAGACGCGCATCATCGGCCCCAACTGCCCGGGCATCATCACCCCCGGCGAGTCGCTGGTCGGCATCACGCCGAACAACATCACCGGCAAGGGCCCGATCGGCCTGGTGTCGAAGTCGGGCACGCTGACCTACCAGATGATGTACGAGCTGCGCGATCTCGGCTTCTCGACCGCCATCGGCATCGGCGGCGACCCGGTCATCGGCACCACCCACATCGACGCCATCGAGGCGTTCGAGAAGGATCCCGAGACCAAGATCATCGTGATGATCGGCGAGATCGGTGGCGACGCCGAAGAGCGTGCCGCCGACTACATCAAGGCCAACGTCACCAAGCCGGTCGTCGGCTACGTCGCGGGCTTCACCGCTCCCGAGGGCAAGACCATGGGCCACGCCGGCGCCATCGTGTCGGGCAGCTCGGGTACCGCCGCCGCCAAGAAGGAGGCCCTGGAGGCCGCCGGTGTGAAGGTCGGCAAGACCCCGTCGGAGACTGCGGCACTGGCCCGCGCCATCCTCGAGGGCTAG
- the sucC gene encoding ADP-forming succinate--CoA ligase subunit beta codes for MDLFEYQAKELFAKHNVPTSAGRVTDTAEGAKAIAEEIGKPVMVKAQVKVGGRGKAGGVKYAATADDAFTHAQNILGLDIKGHVVKKLLVAEASEIAEEYYISFLLDRANRTYLAMCSVEGGMEIEEVAATKPERLAKVPVDAVKGVDLAFARSIAEQGHLPAEVLDAAAVTIQKLWEVFVKEDATLVEVNPLVRTPDDQILALDGKVTLDANADFRQPGHAEFEDKDATDPLELKAKENDLNYVKLDGAVGIIGNGAGLVMSTLDVVAYAGEKHGGVKPANFLDIGGGASAEVMANGLDVILGDSQVKSVFVNVFGGITACDAVANGIVKALQILGDEANKPLVVRLDGNNVEEGRRILAEANHPLVIQAETMDAGADKAAELANK; via the coding sequence ATGGATCTTTTCGAGTACCAGGCGAAAGAGCTGTTCGCCAAGCACAACGTCCCCACTTCGGCAGGTCGGGTCACCGACACCGCCGAAGGCGCCAAGGCCATCGCCGAGGAGATCGGCAAGCCCGTCATGGTCAAGGCGCAGGTCAAGGTGGGCGGCCGTGGCAAGGCCGGTGGCGTCAAGTACGCCGCCACCGCCGACGACGCGTTCACCCACGCGCAGAACATCCTCGGCCTGGACATCAAGGGCCATGTCGTCAAGAAGCTGCTGGTCGCCGAGGCGAGCGAGATCGCCGAGGAGTACTACATCTCCTTCCTGCTCGATCGCGCCAACCGCACGTACCTCGCCATGTGCTCGGTCGAGGGCGGCATGGAGATCGAAGAGGTCGCCGCCACCAAGCCCGAGCGGCTGGCCAAGGTCCCCGTCGACGCCGTCAAGGGTGTCGATCTCGCCTTCGCGCGGTCCATCGCCGAGCAGGGCCACCTGCCCGCCGAGGTGCTCGACGCCGCCGCGGTGACGATCCAGAAGCTGTGGGAGGTGTTCGTCAAGGAGGACGCCACCCTGGTTGAGGTCAACCCGCTGGTGCGTACGCCCGACGACCAGATCCTGGCGCTGGACGGCAAGGTCACCCTCGACGCCAACGCCGACTTCCGGCAGCCCGGCCACGCCGAGTTCGAGGACAAGGACGCGACCGATCCGCTCGAGCTCAAGGCCAAGGAGAACGACCTCAACTACGTCAAGCTCGACGGTGCGGTCGGCATCATCGGCAACGGCGCGGGCCTGGTCATGTCGACGCTCGACGTCGTCGCCTACGCCGGTGAGAAGCACGGCGGCGTCAAGCCCGCCAACTTCCTCGACATCGGTGGTGGCGCCTCGGCCGAGGTGATGGCCAACGGTCTGGACGTCATCCTGGGCGACAGCCAGGTCAAGAGCGTGTTCGTCAACGTGTTCGGTGGCATCACCGCGTGTGACGCGGTGGCCAACGGCATCGTCAAGGCGCTGCAGATCCTCGGTGACGAGGCCAACAAGCCGCTGGTCGTCCGCCTGGACGGCAACAACGTCGAGGAGGGCCGCCGCATCCTCGCCGAGGCCAACCACCCCCTGGTCATCCAGGCCGAGACCATGGACGCCGGTGCCGACAAGGCCGCCGAGCTGGCCAACAAATAG
- a CDS encoding M23 family metallopeptidase, whose protein sequence is MSQHRSSVSPTGVSMNARDRKNMSADALDAAEITDIIPFNEFGKLSDLEFHSSGAFDRESRVIHAPELDDMHDTDDLIPVRLAVPSEFRAESGTDRGTRGSSHAYRDSHTDVSDGNAATDVIDMSSRRGAHRKETPGPVKSRLLIAAMAAGATAAGAYSLTSGTQASADDTIVASGASTARTAGSTGSVDGMQIVTVAADNNSAVHAEEITKAAAFAQERAEREARLSRPLFVMPTKGFVWTSTFGYRWGVLHAGIDLASPIGTPIAAVSDGVVIDVGPTAGYGAWVKLRHADGTVTLYGHINSWNVSVGQRVMAGDQIATVGNRGNSTGPHLHFEVLLNGTQRIDPVPWLAQRGLSPGNYVG, encoded by the coding sequence TTGTCGCAGCATCGTTCGTCCGTATCTCCCACAGGGGTATCGATGAACGCTCGGGACCGGAAAAACATGTCGGCTGATGCACTGGACGCAGCGGAGATCACCGACATCATTCCGTTCAACGAGTTCGGAAAACTCTCTGACCTGGAGTTTCACAGCTCTGGCGCGTTTGATCGGGAATCTCGCGTGATCCACGCCCCCGAACTCGACGACATGCACGACACCGACGACCTGATCCCGGTCCGGCTGGCCGTGCCGTCGGAATTCCGCGCCGAATCCGGCACCGACCGCGGCACCCGCGGCTCCAGCCACGCCTACCGCGACAGCCACACCGACGTGAGTGACGGCAATGCCGCCACCGACGTCATCGACATGAGCAGCCGCCGCGGCGCTCACCGCAAGGAAACGCCGGGCCCCGTCAAGAGCCGCCTGCTGATCGCCGCCATGGCCGCGGGCGCCACCGCCGCTGGGGCCTACTCGTTGACCAGCGGCACCCAAGCCAGCGCCGACGACACCATCGTCGCCTCCGGCGCCAGCACCGCACGCACCGCCGGCTCCACGGGCTCGGTGGACGGCATGCAGATCGTCACCGTCGCCGCCGACAACAACTCCGCGGTGCATGCCGAGGAGATCACCAAGGCCGCCGCGTTCGCGCAGGAGCGCGCCGAGCGCGAGGCCCGGCTGTCGCGCCCGCTGTTCGTGATGCCCACCAAGGGTTTTGTCTGGACCTCGACGTTCGGCTACCGCTGGGGCGTTCTGCACGCCGGCATCGACCTGGCCAGCCCGATCGGCACCCCCATCGCCGCGGTCTCCGACGGCGTGGTCATCGACGTCGGCCCGACGGCCGGTTACGGGGCCTGGGTCAAGCTGCGCCACGCCGACGGCACCGTCACGCTGTACGGCCACATCAACAGCTGGAACGTCAGCGTCGGTCAGCGCGTCATGGCAGGCGATCAGATCGCCACCGTCGGCAACCGGGGTAACTCAACCGGCCCGCACCTGCACTTCGAGGTTCTGCTCAACGGCACGCAGCGCATCGACCCGGTGCCGTGGCTGGCGCAGCGCGGGCTCAGCCCGGGCAACTATGTTGGCTGA
- the pcrA gene encoding DNA helicase PcrA translates to MTTSPVASPTVSETDQLLEGLNPQQRQAVLHEGSPLLIVAGAGSGKTAVLTRRIAYLLAARDVGVGQILAITFTNKAAAEMRERVVGLVGPRARNMWISTFHSSCVRILRNQASLLPGLNSNFSIYDSDDSRRLLMMIGKDMGLDTKRYSPRLLANSISNLKNELIGPEQAAAEASEAAEEMAGIVAQVYAEYQRRLRAANALDFDDLIGETVAVLQAFPQIAQYYRRRFRHILVDEYQDTNHAQYVLVRELVGHDIEGTDNTVPPAELCVVGDADQSIYAFRGATIRNIEDFERDYPDATTILLEQNYRSTQTILNAANSVIARNAGRREKRLWTDAGEGELIVGYVADNEHDEARFVAEEIDALADREGLKYGDVAVFYRTNNSSRALEEVFIRAGIPYKVVGGVRFYERREIRDIVAYLRVLDNPGDSVSMRRILNTPRRGIGDRAEACVAVYAENTGGSFNDALQAAAEGRVPMLNTRSEKAIASFVALLDDLRGRLDNELGDLVEAVLERTGYRRELEASSDPQDLARLDNLNELVSVAHEFSTDLANAQALAEDEPVDEDIPDTGVLAQFLERVSLVADADEIPEDGAGVVTMMTLHTAKGLEFPAVFVTGWEDGMFPHMRALGDPTELSEERRLAYVGITRARQRLYLSRAKVRSSWGQPMLNPESRFLREIPEELINWRRVEQPASAFSAPVGNAGRYGAPRPAPARPAAARNRPLIVLEPGDRVTHDKYGLGRVEEVSGMGETAMSLIDFGSAGRVKLMHNHAPVQKL, encoded by the coding sequence ATGACCACCTCGCCCGTCGCCTCCCCGACTGTCTCAGAAACCGATCAGCTCCTGGAAGGGCTCAACCCCCAGCAGCGCCAGGCCGTGCTGCACGAGGGCTCGCCGCTGCTCATCGTCGCGGGAGCCGGATCGGGCAAGACAGCGGTGCTGACACGGCGGATCGCGTATCTGCTCGCCGCCCGCGACGTCGGGGTGGGGCAGATCCTGGCCATCACGTTCACCAACAAGGCCGCCGCGGAGATGCGTGAGCGGGTCGTCGGGTTGGTGGGCCCGCGAGCAAGGAACATGTGGATCTCCACCTTCCATTCCTCGTGCGTGCGCATCCTGCGCAACCAGGCCTCGCTGCTGCCGGGGCTGAACTCCAATTTCTCGATCTACGACTCCGACGATTCGCGTCGCCTGCTGATGATGATCGGCAAGGACATGGGCCTGGATACCAAGCGCTATTCGCCGCGGCTGCTGGCCAACAGCATCTCCAACCTGAAGAACGAGCTGATCGGCCCGGAACAGGCCGCGGCCGAGGCGTCGGAGGCCGCCGAGGAGATGGCCGGCATCGTCGCCCAGGTCTATGCGGAATACCAGCGCCGGCTGCGGGCGGCCAATGCGCTGGACTTCGACGACCTGATCGGTGAGACGGTCGCCGTGCTGCAGGCCTTCCCGCAGATCGCGCAGTACTACCGGCGGCGGTTCCGGCACATCCTGGTCGATGAGTACCAGGACACCAACCACGCCCAGTACGTCCTGGTCCGCGAACTGGTCGGACACGACATCGAGGGCACCGACAACACGGTGCCGCCTGCCGAGCTGTGCGTGGTGGGTGACGCCGATCAGTCGATCTACGCCTTCCGCGGCGCCACCATCCGCAACATCGAGGATTTCGAACGGGACTATCCCGACGCGACGACGATTCTGCTGGAACAGAATTACCGCTCCACCCAGACCATCCTCAACGCCGCGAACTCGGTGATCGCCCGCAACGCCGGCAGGCGCGAGAAGCGGCTGTGGACCGACGCCGGTGAGGGCGAGCTGATCGTCGGCTACGTGGCCGACAACGAGCACGACGAGGCCCGGTTCGTTGCCGAGGAGATCGACGCACTGGCCGACCGCGAGGGGCTGAAGTACGGCGACGTCGCGGTGTTCTACCGCACCAACAACTCCTCGCGTGCCTTGGAAGAGGTGTTCATCCGGGCTGGCATTCCCTACAAAGTGGTTGGGGGAGTGCGCTTTTACGAGCGCCGGGAGATTCGCGACATCGTCGCGTACCTGCGCGTGCTGGACAATCCGGGCGACTCGGTGAGCATGCGCCGCATCCTCAACACCCCGCGCCGCGGCATCGGGGACCGGGCCGAGGCCTGCGTTGCGGTTTACGCCGAGAACACCGGCGGCAGCTTCAACGATGCGCTGCAGGCCGCCGCGGAGGGCCGGGTGCCGATGCTCAACACCCGCTCGGAGAAGGCGATCGCGAGTTTCGTCGCACTGCTCGACGATCTGCGCGGCAGGCTCGACAACGAACTCGGCGACCTGGTCGAGGCGGTGCTGGAACGCACCGGATACCGTCGCGAACTGGAGGCCTCCAGCGATCCGCAGGATTTGGCGCGGCTCGACAACCTCAACGAATTGGTCAGCGTCGCACACGAGTTCAGCACGGACCTGGCCAACGCCCAGGCGTTGGCCGAGGACGAACCGGTCGACGAGGACATCCCCGACACCGGCGTGCTGGCTCAGTTCCTGGAGCGGGTCTCCCTGGTCGCCGACGCCGATGAGATCCCTGAGGATGGCGCCGGTGTGGTGACGATGATGACGCTGCACACCGCCAAGGGGCTGGAGTTTCCCGCGGTGTTCGTCACGGGCTGGGAGGACGGCATGTTCCCGCACATGCGGGCGCTGGGCGATCCGACCGAGCTGTCCGAGGAGCGGCGGCTGGCCTACGTGGGCATCACCCGCGCGCGCCAGCGGCTCTACCTGAGCCGGGCCAAGGTCCGCTCGTCGTGGGGCCAGCCGATGCTCAACCCGGAATCCCGCTTCCTGCGGGAGATTCCGGAGGAACTCATCAACTGGCGTCGCGTCGAGCAGCCTGCGTCAGCGTTCAGCGCTCCTGTGGGTAATGCCGGGCGCTACGGGGCTCCGCGTCCAGCGCCGGCACGCCCTGCCGCGGCCCGTAACCGCCCCCTGATCGTGCTGGAGCCGGGCGATCGGGTCACCCACGACAAATACGGCCTGGGACGCGTCGAGGAGGTCTCAGGGATGGGCGAGACCGCCATGTCGCTGATCGACTTCGGCAGTGCGGGGCGGGTCAAGCTGATGCACAACCACGCGCCGGTGCAGAAGCTCTAG
- a CDS encoding chorismate mutase, whose product MPDIDELRREIDELDATILAAVQRRTEVSKMIGQARMASGGTRLVHSREMKVIERFSVLGPEGKDLAMLLLRLGRGRLGH is encoded by the coding sequence GTGCCTGACATCGATGAACTGCGTCGTGAGATCGACGAACTCGACGCCACCATCCTGGCCGCCGTCCAGCGGCGCACCGAGGTTTCCAAGATGATCGGCCAAGCCCGCATGGCGTCGGGCGGCACCCGCCTGGTACACAGCCGGGAGATGAAGGTCATCGAGCGCTTCAGCGTGCTCGGGCCCGAGGGCAAGGACCTGGCGATGCTGCTGCTGCGCCTCGGTCGCGGACGGCTCGGCCACTAG